The genomic region AAAGTAATTTACTAAGATCCAGATATACCAATTTGCATTTCAGACCTTCTTTGCGGGAACTGGCAACATAAAGTAAAGAATCAATTAGCTTTTCAAGATCCTGTGAACTTTGGATAATTGTACTAAGAGCATTTTTCTGCTCGGTGTTAAGTTCACCCATATTCCCATTATGCATCAATTCTGCAAATCCTTTTATGGAATTCATAGGAGTTCGCAATTCATGACTTACATTTGATATGAATTCATTTTTAAGCATGTCAAGCGATTTTAATTCATCATTTTTTATTGAAAGTTCTTCAGCAAAGTTTTTAAGAGTGGTTTCCGTCTCTTTTCTTTCAGTAATATCCTTACCAGCAGCAAGCATTCCTGTGATATCACCAAACTCATCTTTAATAGCAGATGCATGCCACATAACTAACCTCACTTTCCCATTTTTAGTAAGAGTTGCAGATTCGCAATACTGGCTATCATCATTTTTGTTACCTAGCATTGCATCGCAGACTTGCTTCATATGCTTGCGATCATTTTTTGGAATGAGTATTTCCAGCCAATTAGCACCTATTATCTCAGATCTGGTGTAACCTAAAAGTTCCTCCACCTTTTTGTTCACAAGAGAGATGTTCCCATCAATATCAAGTATTAAAAACATCACACCGGAATCATCCAGGTATTTCTGTGTTAGCTCTTTTTCCATCCTGAGCTCGCTTGTCTGTAAAGCTACGGATGTTTCAAGATCCCGTTGTCTGCTGAAAACAAAGTAGAGCATAATTGAGATTAAAATAACCGGAAGAATAGTTATAAGTTTAAAAAGAGCTACCTGTTTGGCAACAGATGCTTCCCAGCCACCTTCAGGTATTCTGGCAAGTTCCCATTCTTTGTTATACAGTGAAATAGTCTGGGTAACAGGGTCCTGTTCAAAAACATCAGGATTGCCAATTATGGTTTGATTGTCAGTTCTCATGGCAATATCGGAATTGTTGAAATTTATGCCTGTCTCTTCAAAAATGTAAGGCATATCTATGACCATTGTCACCAGGGCGAAGAAATCACCATCTGTGTATATGGCTTTCCTGGCCACCAGCCCAAATCCTCCCTGCCGCAATTCATATGGCCCACTTAGAATCAAATCTCCTGTTGATATAGTTAAATTGACATCTTTTCTCACATTTTCCCGGCTGTCGTTGATAAGGTCATGACCTAACATAGATCCGGCTTCAGATTCAGGATAGATATAAGTCTGAATTCCTCCGGGTGCAACCGCAAAATTACGAATTCCACCTGATACGAAATAAAAACCTTCAATATAAGTAGTGAAATGTTTTTCTAAACTGTCGCAACTGTTGTGCACTTGTGTAAAAGATGCAAGGCCTTCCAGCAGGGAAATTCTTTTATTAACACTTATTGAAAGAGAATCAGCCTGCAAGATTAATGTTTTAGTCTCTTCAGCTCTTATTTCTGAATAAAGATCCTGCTCATACCAGTGACAAAACTGAGCCCATACTATAAGCAGGATGATAAATATGCCAATAGTTACAGCAATGTTCATGGAATGAATTGAAGATGTTTTGTCTTTTCCAGTGTTTTTTCCATTCCCATGGCTAAGACTATCATTTTTCCCCATGTTACCCATTTAAAGTGAGTATGTAAACTTTATAAACTTATGGGTCTTTGAAGAACATTATTGTACAATACATCATAGATTATTTTATATTAAGTAACAATATTCTGAAATATAGCCAAGATCAAAATAAACATAATCTTTAAATATTATAAAGACGGTAAAAGGATTCTGTTTACTGAATAACTACAAATAAGAGTTTAGTAAACAAGCAAAACACAAACAGGCAGATAGATAATATGACAGAAACTGTTACGAATTTGAACACTCTCCAAATCCCAGAGGGCTACAGTCTGAAGAAGATACAGTTCTACTTCTGGCTAGGAATGTTTTCAGCTGTATTCCTTAGGTTGATAATAATTGCAGATTATTACAACGGGATTTTGTCAAAAGCTCTATTCTACCTGGGAGTACTTGGATATCTGATATTTTTCGCACACAGATATCATGTTGCAACACGCAGGGTTGGAGTTTTGAGAAAACTTGAGTTGCTCAGTAAGATAGAGAATAGGACTTCTTTGAGTGAAGAGGACTACCGCGGACTACAATATATTATGTGGAGTTTGTCAGTTTCAAAGGAACGTATGAATTACCTGGTAATATTTGCTTTCTCTGTAATAGCAATTGTATTATCACTGGCACTTGACCTGAGTATTGTTTGAAGAACAAAAATAAAGAATCAGAAAAATGACCTAATTAAATGAAAAACACCAAAAAATAGGTGAGATATATGAACCCAACTAAGGAAGAGATCTTTGACAAGGCAAAGCATGCTGTAATGGATCTCGATGAAACAGCCGTCGAAAAGATAGCCCACGAAGCCCTAGATGCAGGAGTTAGTCCGGTAGAACTGATAGAATTTGGATTTGTGGAAGGCATGAAAGCCGTGGGAGACCTTTTTGAGGAAGGTAAGTCACAGCTTGCAGAAATATTTGAAGCATCGCACATTGTAGAGTCAGGTATCGATGTACTCAGACCTGCGATAATGGGTTCCAAAAATGATGTATGTCTTTTCGGCAACCTCGTTGTCGGAATGTAATTAATACTTACACCAATTGTTTTGTTCCTTACAAAACAATTCCTCCTTCTTTTTCTCCTCCATTTTTTAAATGCCTTGAATCAAGTATTTTTCTATGATTGAAATTATTCTATAGAAAATCATAGTCTAAATAGAAATATCAGATCTACTAAGACTAACTTTATACATCAAGTAAATTCTTTTACAAATATTATTCCTATACCCAATACAATTATTATCCGGATATAATCCGTAAAATGCAAAGCTATTGGGCATTAGTAGGGTGGTACAACATGAAAATAAATGTAGTAATTATAATAGTATTGTTGATGGCATTAATTACCAGTGCCGCAGCAACAGCTGAAAATCTAAGAGAAAATCCTGAAACCAAAGTAATGGTGATGTCACCATCTACAAGTTCAACCTCAACTTTCACAACAACCGATCTTGATACAATCTCCAAAGAACAGATTGTTTCTACTATACTTGGATCAGGTGTCACCGTAAAAGACATCAGAGTCACAGGTGCAAACACAGCCATAGGTACATTCAGTGATACTGAATCCGTACTTGGAATTGAACAGGGGATTATCCTGAGCACAGGAGATATTGCATATACATCGGGCCCAAATAATGCCGATGACACAACTAAAGCTCATGGACTGGCTGGAGACACTGATCTAGACGGACTTGTCCCTGAATACGAAACACACGATGCCACTATCCTTGAAATTGATTTTATTCCTGAAGGATCACAGCTTGAATTCAATTATGTATTCGGATCTGAAGAATATAATGAATACGTAGATACTAACTTTAATGACGTTTTTGGATTTTTCCTCAATGGACAGAACATTGCATTAATTCCCGGAACAAACGAACCAGTTGCAATCAACAATGTAAATCTCAATAAGAGTTCTGCCTACTATAAAGACAATGATTTTGGAGACCTGAACCCGATTCCATACAACACAGAACTTGATGGTTTCACTAGCGTACTAACAGCTACAGGACAGGTCACTCCCTCTGAAGTAAACACTATAAAAATTGCAATAGCCGATTCCGGAGACTTTTGGTATGATTCCGCTGTATTAATAGAAGCAAATAGTTTCAGTTCAGCAGATTTCTTCCTTACACCTGAATCCGCAACAAACAATGTTGGTGAAACACATGAAGTCACAGCAAAACTTGTGGAAAGCACACAAAATGGAGTATTTCCAATAGTAGGCGAAAATGTGAACTTTGAAATCATAAGCGGTCCTAATGCAGGAAAAGCAGGTTCTGATGTAACAGACCTGAAAGGACTTGCAACCTGGAGTTATACCAGTTCAACCCCAGGTACTGATACCATAAAAGCATTTGTTGACTCTACTACATATCCTTACATGGTATCAAACGAAATTACTAAAAAATGGGTTGGAGAGCAAAATAACGCAGAAGTTCCCGAATTCCCAACAATTGCACTTCCGGTGTTGGCAATTATAGGAATAGCATTGTTCTTCCAGCGCAGAAACTAATACACGGAATTATTTTAACAGAAGAACAATGATGTTCTTCTACTTTTTTATTTCAATTAAAATCACAATCTTACTTCAGTAAGATATCTTCAATAGTAGCATGCAGAAGGCAAAGTTATTTATTCCAATGCGGGTTCTTATATCCAAGTCAGATAGTCCTGCAAAAAGCATCATGAATGTTTACAGATGCTTAAAAATTACACGTGAAAAGGACTGTTCAAAAGTATAATACTAATGATCCCGGTATCAACCCCGGTTTTAACTTTGCAGATAACCGCTTAACTGAAATTGCATTTGAATAGGTGACATTTATGAAATGTGATAATCTTAAAGATTCTTTTGGATCTAAACAAACTATTACTATCGCTGATAAAGAGGTAACATTCTATAGCTTAAAAAAGCTTGAAGAGGCAGGTATTGCCAATATTTCCAAATTACCTTACTCAATCAGAGTACTGCTTGAAGATATCCTGAGAAACGTTGATGGAAAAGTTATCACAGAAGATGACGTCAAAAATCTTGCAAGCTGGAGCCCAGATGGTGTGCTTGCTGTAGATATACCATTCATTCCTTCAAGAGTTTTAATGCAGGACTTTACAGGCGTTCCTGCAGTCGTAGATATTGCAGCCATAAGATCAGCAATGGAAAGACTTGGAGGTGACCCTTCAGCAATTAATCCGGTCATTCCTGCAAATCTTGTTATCGATCACTCTATTCAGGTAGATTATTACGGCACATCATATGCACGTAACTGCAATGAGAAATATGAGTTCCACCGCAACAAGGAAAGATACGAGCTGCTCCACTGGGCACAGAATGCTTTTGATAACCTGAAGGTTGTTCCACCTGCAAGCGGTATTATCCACCAGGTCAACCTCGAGTACCTTGCATCCGTTGTTCACCTGAATGAAAAATGTGGTGAGCTCATTGCATACCCTGATACCCTTGTTGGAACAGATTCCCACACCACTATGATCAACGGACTTGGTGTACTTGGATGGGGAGTCGGCGGTATTGAGGCTGAAGCTGTTATGCTCGGACAGCCATATTACATGCCAATTCCTGAAGTTGTCGGATTCAAGCTCACTGGAGAACTCAGGGAAGGCGTTTCAGCAACTGACCTTGTACTTACAGTTGTACAGATGCTCAGGGAGCATGGTGTTGTCGGAAAGTTCGTGGAATTCTACGGACCTGGTTACAAGGCTATTGAGCTTACAGAGAGAGCCGTCCTTGCGAACATGGCTCCTGAATACGGTGCAACAATGGGATTCTGCCCTGTTGATGAAGTTACACTTGCATACATGACCATGACCGGCAGAACTGAAGAACAGGTTGAACTTGTCAGGCAGTATTGTAAAGAGCAGGGACTCTTCCTTGAAAATGACGCACCTGAACCTGAATTCACATCTACACTTGAACTTGATATAAGCACCGTGGAACCATCACTTGCAGGACCAAAGAGGCCACAGGACCGCATACCAATTCCTGAAATGTCAAGGGCATTCCACCAGACTATGAAGGAAGTGTTCGCTGCAAAGAGCGGAAAGGAAGCATGTGAAACCGATCCTGATTACGGACGCTGGCTTAACGAAGGCGGTTACAGTGTTTCCGAAATAACACATCCACATCACACTGGCATTACAAAAATCAAGTGTGCAGACGACGTTGTTTCTGTAACACATGGTTCTGTTGTAATTGCTTCTATCACATCATGTACTAACACATCCAGCCCTGCACTTATGATCGGAGCAGGACTTCTCGCGAAAAAGGCTGTTGAAAAGGGACTTAAGGTCAAACCATTTGTCAAGACAAGTCTTGCACCTGGTTCCCGTGTAGTTACCGACTACCTTGAAGAAGCAGGTCTTATGCCATATCTTGATGCACTGGGATTCCACCTTGTTGGCTACGGATGTCTCACATGTATAGGTAACAGCGGACCACTTAGAGAGGCTGTTTCAAACGAAATAGAAGACAAAGACCTTACCGTTGCAGCAGTTCTCAGTGGTAACAGGAACTTTGAAGGCAGGATAAACTCCCAGATAAAGGCAAACTACCTTGCATCCCCAATGCTTGTTGTAGCATATGCACTCGCAGGAACAGTTGATATTGACCTCATAAATGAGCCAATTGCCTGTGATCCAAACGGACAGCCTGTTTACCTGAAAGACATCTGGCCAGGTAAGGAAGAACTTAATGAGTGCATGCAGGGTGCAGTCACACCTGAGATGTTCAAAGAACAATACTCCAACGTGTATGAGGGTACAGAACTCTGGAGAGAACTTGATGCACCAAAAGGTCTGCTCTACGATTGGGATGCAGATTCCACCTACATACAGGAACCACCATTCTTCAAGGATTTCCCATTGGAAGTAGAGGCACTTGCAGATATTAAGAGCTCAAAGGCTCTGGCATATGTTGGAGACAGTATAACTACAGATCATATTTCACCTGCCGGTTCTATCCCAACATCATATCCTGCAGGCCAGTACCTAATTGCAAAAGGCGTGGATGAAAAGAACTTCAACTCATACGGTTCCAGGCGTGGTAACCACGAAGTAATGATGAGAGGAACTTTTGGAAACGTACGTCTTAAGAACAAACTTGTTGGAAAAGAAGGTTCATGGACAATGTACCTGCCAGAAAACAAGGAAATGCCAATCTATGATGCTGCAATGAAATATATAGAACAGAAGATTCCACTGATTGTTGTTGCAGGAAAGGAATACGGTACCGGAAGCTCACGTGACTGGGCAGCAAAGGGAACCCAGCTTCTTGGAATTAAAGCTGTTATAGCTGAATCATTTGAAAGGATACACCGCAGCAACCTTGTAGGTATGGGTGTACTACCGCTTCAATTCAAGGAAGGAGAATCAGCTGAGGCGCTTGGACTTACCGGAACAGAGACATACGACATAACCGGAATTGAAGAACTCAAACCATTCGGAGAACTTACCGTTGTAGCAAAGTCCGATGATGGTGAAGAGAAGAGTTTCATGGTTGATGTCCGTCTTAACTCAGAAATTGAAATTGAATACTACATGAATGGAGGAATTCTGCACAAATTCCTCAGAGACAGAGTAAAGGGTGAATGAGAATTCACTCCCCACCCTCGTTTTGATTTTCTTGCTTGATTTAATAAATAATTATTATAAATCATATTGAATTCAAGCAAACTTTAATATATGGACAATTGAAAGGTATTATTGAACATATTCTATCAAAACGTACATTTGATCCATCGGGGGATTTTTAAATGGAAGAGATGAAAAAAGGCCTAGAAGGCGTAGTAGCTTTGGATACCAAAATTTCCTATATAGATGGTATCCAGGGAATCCTGAAGTATAGGGGTATCAAAATAGAGGATCTGGCTGATCTCTCTTATGATGCTGTTTCCTATCTTCTCATCAATGGAAAGATTCCCGGTGAAGCAGAGTTGTCCGAATATTCCCGGATGCTTAAAGAGAATCGACGTATTAATGGAAAGCAGATCGAAGTGCTGAAAGAGTTTGAGTTTGGTACTGAAGCCCTGGATGGTCTTCGAACAGCCATATCCTGTACTGCACACTTTGATGAGGAAAATAATCATCATACACCTGATGCAAACAAAAATAAGTCAATAAGACTTGTTGCAAAATTTCCTACTATAGTTGCAGCCCTGCACAGGGCAAGTTTCGGTGAAAAACCAATTGAACCTATGGATAATTTATCCCACGGAGCTAATTTCCTGTATATGTTAAGCGGTAAAATTCCTACTGAACTTGAAGCTGAAGCAATGGAAAAAGATCTCATACTCAGTGCTGAGCATGAGCTGAATCCGTCTACATTTGCACTGAGAATAGCTGCTTCAACACTCTCTGATCTTTACTCAGCGGTTATCTGTGGTCTTTGTACACTAAAAGGACCTCTCCATGGCGGTGCCAGAAAAGGAGTTATGGACATGCTGGATGAGATCGGAAGCATCGAAAATGTAAGAGATTATACCCTGGGAAAACTTGAAAATAAAGAAAAGATCATGGGTTTTGGTCACCGTGTGTATAAAACACTTGATCCCAGAGCAAGAATATACAAGGATGTTGCCAGGGCACTTGCAGAGGAAAATGGCGACACATATTGGTTTGACATGGCAGAAGAAATAGAGCATATTCTTTACCATGAGTTCATAGAAATCAGAGGAAAGCCAATCTATCCGAATGTTGATTTCTATTCTGCAGTGGTGTACAAATATCTTGATATTCCCGCCGAACTTGCAACTTCCATCTTTGCAATGGGAAGGGTTTCAGGCTGGATAGCGCACTGTATGGAACAATATTCAGACAACAGAGTTATCAGGCCGAGGGCACACACTGTGTGAAGCCCTTCTTGTTTCTCTTTTCACATTCATTTTTCAGACTTGAATTCATTTTCTCAAAACCTGCACGGGTTTTCTCACCCAGCACATACAGTATCAGCGGAGCAAGTATACCTTTGAACCTTTCACACTGGATTAACCTTGTACGACCGTTTTCAAGTTCTTCAAGCCTGAAGGCATGTTCTCCGTCAAATATTCCTTTGACCCAGAGATTTCCTATCCACCTGAATTCATTAAATGGTTCTACTTTTGTAATAACCGGGGACATATCAATTCCTTTTGTCCCTGGCGGATGAAGATGAACTTCCAGCTTAGAACCGAGTTCAAGTTTTCCTTTTATTTTTGTGATAAAAGGATTCCATGTTTCAAAATTATGAAAATCTGTAAGGAGGTCCCAGACCTCATTGATAGGTGCTTCAATTACTATATCAGTACATATTTTATGCATTGTGAGGATAACCTCCGGAAAAAAGGGCAAAATAAGAAGAAAATGTTAGATTGTTCACACTAATTACCTGCATTACTTTTCAACCGTTTTAGAGCTAATCAAATATATATTTTTAGATGATATACAAACATAGGTCATAATTTACAATATCACCTACTAAATGAAAAGAAGCAAATAAGAAATTGATTCATAAACATATATTTGTCGCCTACTTTCGCTAATAGCCTACATGGTTTAAAAGCCTTGCTATATACATCGTGTAATTAGGAATCATGCCCTGCAATCTCAACTTTTTTATACAAATAAGCTATGTTATAATTAAAAACTATAAGGTGATTAACATGGGTGGATCAAAAACACACGGCGTTCCGGCGCTATTATCATTTTTTATTCCCGGCCTTGGGCAATTAATTAAAGGAGAAATATTCAAAGCAATAGGTATATGGGTTGCACTGGGAATCTCTTTCGTACTGCAATTTGTCCTTATTGGCTATGTCACAGGGCTTATTGTCTGGGTCTGGCAGATCTACGATGCCTACAATAATTAATGTCTTTTGCAAAAATCACAGAAAAATCAGGATTTCAGGAATCAGAGAATCTCACTGATTCCGGTAGCTTTTTCTCCCCTGGCACCCTGAACTGTGACTTCAAAATTCTTGAATTTTGGAACTCCGGTGCCACCTGTTTCATCAGGTACAAGAGAATTAGACCATGGACTGTTTACCATATAAGCAACCCCTGAATGTGACTCTTCATAATCTGATTTGACAGCTGTGACAACAACTTTTCCAGAGCTATTTTTAACAATCACAGTCTCACCATCTTTGATAGAAAGTTTAGCAATGTCTTTTGGATCCAGTTTAATGACAGCTGAAGACTTCTCATATTCTTCCCCAAAACGGGAAGTTTCCTGAGCAGTGTTCTGGAACACATCTCTGTACGTTATGACTTTCAGTTTAATTTCAGGTGCTGCAAGAAATTGTCCAAATCCCATTAAATTGCCTCCGTGATTTTCCTGAGAATCTCAGCATCCGGGAGATTTTCAGTATCAAGTATCTTTTTAAGCTTGACTTCAACTCCATCCATTCGAACAGCAGTTCCACCATATTCCACACCTCCAAAGGCACATGGTATGGTTACTTCCGCTTTAGATGAGGTCAGATTTCTACATGGATCAATAGTAATCAATGGAATATCAGCAAGATATCGTGAAACTGACAATGGAAGACTGGATAGAGGATCGGAACCTATGATAAGTGCAGCATCAACACTTTTTTCCCTGAGAGATTCCACAACTGAAAACTCCGGTCCGTGTTTTGCTTCACCGGTTTCTGAATTAAATTTGACACGGTTGATAAAACCTGTTTCTTCGTAAAGATTCTGGTTAAAACCTCTCATATTGTACTGGCCAACCATTGGCATGAGACTGAACTCTGAAACTTCATTGAGTTTGTCAATTAACCGGAACAATGGCTCCAGATCTTCCAGAGAATAAATTAGTCCGAGTCCGACACAAATTACACCGAATTTTGCCTTTTTCAGTACATTTGCAAGTTCAAGTATTCTCTTTGCATCAAATCCGAATGATGTTTTTGGAACCTTACTGGAGAGTGCACTTACAAGTGCATCCATAAACTCTTCATCTCCACCCATTGGTATCTGGTAAAAACGATTTGCACCACAGATAACTGCAGTTTCGGATTTCCTGACATCAACACAAATAGCTGTCCTGTCTTCTTCCCAGCCTCTCTGGCGTTCCTTGCCTCTTGGGAAATAAGAATATCTTGAAAGATGACGTGGGTGTGAGTTTGAAGGGTCAGCACCCCAGAATATGATTACATCAGCCTTGTGCCTGATATCATCAAGAGTGCATGTTCTGAGTTTTTCCTGCAGTATCGCCTCTATTACCGGCCCCTGGCAGAAAGATGAAGTATCATCCAGATATGCACCTGTCTTTTTTGCAAGACCGATGGACAGTTTCTGAGCTTCTGAACTTGAGTTACCATGACCAAAAATCAATGGGTTCTCTGCTTCACGGAGAATCTCAGCGGCCTTTGTAATTGCAGAATCAACATCAGTTTTTTCACCATCCACAGTACATTCCAGAGGATCGCTGCAACCTTTCATGCGGGCAACACCTTTACGGCATGCTGCATGAACTGTTTTTATTTTGCTGTTTTCAATTTCAACTTCTATGTCATCACAAAGAAGTGCACAGCCCGTACAAACATAATATTCACTCAAATCATCACCACACTGAAAAATAAGAAAAATAAGAGTTCATACGAACTCAATGGCCTTGGTTGGACATGTATCTATGCAGGCAACACAAAGAATCCTGTTCTCACCAAAGCGGCGGCATTCCTGAACATTGCGGGCTTTAACAACACCATCTTCAACTTTAAAGATTACTTTATCAGATGTTGGTGCTTTCCCACTGCCAGCTCCAAGTGGGTCATTGGCTACATTTACAGGACATGCAACAACACAGTTTCCACATCCTATACATTTATCCTCATGAACAATAAGGCCCGTATCAGTTACACCGCTAACAGGAGCTATCATCTCTGAAAGTTTGTCATAACCTGCTTTGTACTTAGCATCATTTACAAGAGGGGGACAATCATCCACACTGACCTTACGTGCCAGCAAATCCACAGCAAATGCCATACATGTACTTTTTCCACATTCCTTACAATTTGTTTTTGGAAGCAACTGGTATATTTCCATCACATTTGCCATGATCATCAACCTTCGTTTATGTTAATTTAAATAATCGATTCTGAGTCCTATGTTGTTTTATTTTGTTTTGTTAATTGTTTACAGGACAATCAGACTTTGAAGAACAAGGAACAGTGACAGTTTCCATCATTCTCTATCTCATCCTCATGGTAAACACATGGACAGATGATCTTACGATCTTCTTCGGTATCACCTGTTCTCAGTCTGCATGGACAGTACTGCTTCCCATGTTCATGTTTATTTTTAGAAAGACCTTCAATAACCATCATAAGCATTTCTTCGTCAGGATTGAGAATAAATCCCTTTTTCTTTGCGTATTTTGATGCCCATTCGTGGGTCTTTTCCATTATTGGTGCAAGGTCTGTCATAGATAATCTCCGATAGAATGAATTATAGTATGAATGGTATATTCAGGATATCATTATTTAACGCCTTCGACTAAATGGAACCTGCAGTTGCTTGAATTAAATTATATGATTAAACTAATTTTTTATAAATAAACATATAAATATAATGCAGATTGATTTTATTTTGCACAGTGGGGGAATTGAAATAAATCTAACTGTGCCTCCTGTAGTCTGGCAGGTTCTCCGATCAACACCTTCCATGAATCCTGTCAGGCTATCCAGATAACCTGCTGAAAAAAAAGAATACTGGAAAATCAAAAGGTGATTTCCAGTTTACATCATTTTTGTCTGTTCGGTCTGACGTGGCACCTTTACCACAAGGAAACGGAACAGACTGTCGCTTTCATTCATGAGCCTGTGAGGAATTTTAGCGGGACTATCCACCAGCATATCCTTAGTTATAGTCTCCTGCTCATCACCAATCTCTACTATGCCTTCACCTTCAAGCACATAGAAGAAAACATCAACCGGAGTAGAGTGCTTCTTTAGAGCTTCACCGGGCTTGAGCTGCATGTGCATAACCTGGGCATGTTCGGTGTCATAGAGCTTGTGTACGGTTACTCCATGAGGGTTATCTTTCTTTTCTGCATCTTTATAATTTGTAATTTTCATAATACACTTCCTTAAATATTAAATAAAAAGGAAATTAGAGATTTTAATATAATCATTCCTGAAACGGCTGTTAAAGATTTAAATGAGGGTTTTAAGATCCTCATCTACTGTGGTGTTTGGCATGATATTGAAGTTCTCAACAAGCACATTCAGTACATTTGGTGAGACAAATGCCGGGAGTTTGGGACCAAGCATTATGTTCTTGACACCAAGACTTAGCAGTGCAAGCAGGACAAGACATGCTTTCTGCTCATACCATGCAATATTGTACGCAACCGGCAGGTCGTTGATATCCTCAACACCAAAGGCTTCTGCAAGAGCCTGTGCAATGACTACTAGTGAGTAACTATCGTTACACTGACCTGCATCAATAACTCTTGGTATTCCGCCAATGTCTCCAAGTGCAAGCTTGTTGTAGCGATACTTTGCACATCCTGCTGTAAGAATAACAGTGTCATCAGGCAATGCTTCTGCAAAGTCTGTGTAGTAGCTTCTCTCTTTGTGTCTTCCGTCACATCCGGCCATCACAACAAACTTCTTGATCTGGCCGTCTTTTACAGCCTCAATTATCTTGTCGGCAA from Methanolobus tindarius DSM 2278 harbors:
- a CDS encoding citrate/2-methylcitrate synthase codes for the protein MEEMKKGLEGVVALDTKISYIDGIQGILKYRGIKIEDLADLSYDAVSYLLINGKIPGEAELSEYSRMLKENRRINGKQIEVLKEFEFGTEALDGLRTAISCTAHFDEENNHHTPDANKNKSIRLVAKFPTIVAALHRASFGEKPIEPMDNLSHGANFLYMLSGKIPTELEAEAMEKDLILSAEHELNPSTFALRIAASTLSDLYSAVICGLCTLKGPLHGGARKGVMDMLDEIGSIENVRDYTLGKLENKEKIMGFGHRVYKTLDPRARIYKDVARALAEENGDTYWFDMAEEIEHILYHEFIEIRGKPIYPNVDFYSAVVYKYLDIPAELATSIFAMGRVSGWIAHCMEQYSDNRVIRPRAHTV
- the acnA gene encoding aconitate hydratase AcnA; amino-acid sequence: MKCDNLKDSFGSKQTITIADKEVTFYSLKKLEEAGIANISKLPYSIRVLLEDILRNVDGKVITEDDVKNLASWSPDGVLAVDIPFIPSRVLMQDFTGVPAVVDIAAIRSAMERLGGDPSAINPVIPANLVIDHSIQVDYYGTSYARNCNEKYEFHRNKERYELLHWAQNAFDNLKVVPPASGIIHQVNLEYLASVVHLNEKCGELIAYPDTLVGTDSHTTMINGLGVLGWGVGGIEAEAVMLGQPYYMPIPEVVGFKLTGELREGVSATDLVLTVVQMLREHGVVGKFVEFYGPGYKAIELTERAVLANMAPEYGATMGFCPVDEVTLAYMTMTGRTEEQVELVRQYCKEQGLFLENDAPEPEFTSTLELDISTVEPSLAGPKRPQDRIPIPEMSRAFHQTMKEVFAAKSGKEACETDPDYGRWLNEGGYSVSEITHPHHTGITKIKCADDVVSVTHGSVVIASITSCTNTSSPALMIGAGLLAKKAVEKGLKVKPFVKTSLAPGSRVVTDYLEEAGLMPYLDALGFHLVGYGCLTCIGNSGPLREAVSNEIEDKDLTVAAVLSGNRNFEGRINSQIKANYLASPMLVVAYALAGTVDIDLINEPIACDPNGQPVYLKDIWPGKEELNECMQGAVTPEMFKEQYSNVYEGTELWRELDAPKGLLYDWDADSTYIQEPPFFKDFPLEVEALADIKSSKALAYVGDSITTDHISPAGSIPTSYPAGQYLIAKGVDEKNFNSYGSRRGNHEVMMRGTFGNVRLKNKLVGKEGSWTMYLPENKEMPIYDAAMKYIEQKIPLIVVAGKEYGTGSSRDWAAKGTQLLGIKAVIAESFERIHRSNLVGMGVLPLQFKEGESAEALGLTGTETYDITGIEELKPFGELTVVAKSDDGEEKSFMVDVRLNSEIEIEYYMNGGILHKFLRDRVKGE
- a CDS encoding ATP-binding protein translates to MGKNDSLSHGNGKNTGKDKTSSIHSMNIAVTIGIFIILLIVWAQFCHWYEQDLYSEIRAEETKTLILQADSLSISVNKRISLLEGLASFTQVHNSCDSLEKHFTTYIEGFYFVSGGIRNFAVAPGGIQTYIYPESEAGSMLGHDLINDSRENVRKDVNLTISTGDLILSGPYELRQGGFGLVARKAIYTDGDFFALVTMVIDMPYIFEETGINFNNSDIAMRTDNQTIIGNPDVFEQDPVTQTISLYNKEWELARIPEGGWEASVAKQVALFKLITILPVILISIMLYFVFSRQRDLETSVALQTSELRMEKELTQKYLDDSGVMFLILDIDGNISLVNKKVEELLGYTRSEIIGANWLEILIPKNDRKHMKQVCDAMLGNKNDDSQYCESATLTKNGKVRLVMWHASAIKDEFGDITGMLAAGKDITERKETETTLKNFAEELSIKNDELKSLDMLKNEFISNVSHELRTPMNSIKGFAELMHNGNMGELNTEQKNALSTIIQSSQDLEKLIDSLLYVASSRKEGLKCKLVYLDLSKLLSEIVSNFSHDAESKGINLSLNADPSLPAIKGDEEYLVKVFWNLLNNAIKFTGSGGNIILSASLLSDRIHVSVEDTGIGIPHEKLESVFDDFYQVDGSPTRKYGGAGIGLFISKKIITSHGGDIWLESTENVGTTVHVILPVPD
- a CDS encoding B12-binding domain-containing protein; this encodes MNPTKEEIFDKAKHAVMDLDETAVEKIAHEALDAGVSPVELIEFGFVEGMKAVGDLFEEGKSQLAEIFEASHIVESGIDVLRPAIMGSKNDVCLFGNLVVGM
- a CDS encoding choice-of-anchor L domain-containing protein produces the protein MKINVVIIIVLLMALITSAAATAENLRENPETKVMVMSPSTSSTSTFTTTDLDTISKEQIVSTILGSGVTVKDIRVTGANTAIGTFSDTESVLGIEQGIILSTGDIAYTSGPNNADDTTKAHGLAGDTDLDGLVPEYETHDATILEIDFIPEGSQLEFNYVFGSEEYNEYVDTNFNDVFGFFLNGQNIALIPGTNEPVAINNVNLNKSSAYYKDNDFGDLNPIPYNTELDGFTSVLTATGQVTPSEVNTIKIAIADSGDFWYDSAVLIEANSFSSADFFLTPESATNNVGETHEVTAKLVESTQNGVFPIVGENVNFEIISGPNAGKAGSDVTDLKGLATWSYTSSTPGTDTIKAFVDSTTYPYMVSNEITKKWVGEQNNAEVPEFPTIALPVLAIIGIALFFQRRN